A single Tenacibaculum sp. 190524A02b DNA region contains:
- a CDS encoding RNA methyltransferase: MISKELLTYLEGYVTDKRKNLFHKVLAERTRHFTVVLEDIYQPHNASAVVRTCDIFGIQDIYAIENKYTNKVSRHVAKGSQKWLDFHRYREDGNNTATCFEDLKSKGYQIIGTTPHNDSCYLSDFDVTKKSAFVFGVEKEGISDYVKEHADGFLKIPMVGFTESLNISVAAAIILQDVTSKIKQADMNIAWQLTLKEKEVIYMEWIQKTIKNVDKIIEHFHKN, encoded by the coding sequence ATGATTAGCAAGGAATTATTGACGTATTTAGAAGGATATGTAACCGACAAACGTAAAAACTTATTTCATAAAGTTTTAGCAGAAAGAACACGTCATTTTACAGTGGTTTTAGAAGATATATACCAACCCCATAATGCAAGTGCAGTAGTTAGAACTTGTGATATTTTTGGAATTCAAGATATATACGCTATTGAAAACAAGTACACTAATAAAGTCTCTAGACATGTAGCAAAAGGAAGTCAAAAATGGTTAGACTTTCATCGGTATAGAGAAGATGGAAATAATACAGCAACTTGTTTTGAAGACTTAAAAAGCAAAGGATATCAAATAATAGGGACTACACCACATAATGATTCTTGCTATTTATCGGATTTTGACGTTACTAAAAAATCGGCTTTTGTATTTGGAGTAGAGAAGGAGGGCATTTCAGACTATGTAAAAGAACATGCTGATGGTTTTTTAAAAATACCCATGGTTGGTTTTACAGAAAGTCTAAACATATCTGTAGCTGCAGCCATTATTTTACAAGATGTAACCAGTAAAATAAAACAAGCGGATATGAATATAGCTTGGCAACTAACTCTTAAAGAAAAAGAGGTAATCTACATGGAATGGATTCAAAAAACGATTAAAAATGTAGATAAAATCATTGAACACTTTCATAAAAATTAA
- a CDS encoding IS3 family transposase, with product MKTNYPKVSLGRFCRLLGVTRQAYYQHFWYKEQLCFEEELIVKQVLKIRRNHRHMGGRKLYEKLQPFLLEHQIKMGRDRLFDILGANHLLVRRKKKQTITTNSFHRFKKYSNLVKNMAPTAPNQLWVSDITYWKLNNSFSYISFITDAYSKKIVGYHLGYSLQTSETIKALKMALSNLPNHCKLIHHSDRGTQYCSNEYVKLLKENSINISMTENGDPLENAIAERVNGIIKEEYLNDYKIDNIEEAKSLLDQVVKLYNEERPHMSIGNLTPNQVHQNNLKVEKLWKSYYKKNPIIVNQ from the coding sequence ATGAAAACTAATTATCCCAAAGTAAGTTTAGGCAGGTTCTGCCGATTACTTGGTGTGACTCGTCAAGCATATTACCAACATTTTTGGTATAAAGAACAGTTATGTTTTGAAGAAGAATTAATAGTAAAACAAGTTCTGAAGATACGTCGAAATCATCGTCATATGGGAGGTAGAAAGCTTTATGAAAAGCTTCAACCTTTTTTATTAGAACATCAAATTAAGATGGGAAGAGATCGATTGTTTGATATACTTGGTGCTAATCATCTGTTAGTTAGAAGGAAAAAGAAACAAACAATCACTACAAACTCATTCCATAGATTTAAAAAATATTCTAATCTAGTTAAAAATATGGCTCCAACAGCTCCTAATCAATTATGGGTTAGTGATATTACTTATTGGAAGCTTAATAATAGTTTTAGTTATATAAGCTTTATAACAGATGCTTACTCAAAAAAGATTGTTGGTTATCATTTAGGTTATAGTTTACAAACCTCAGAAACCATTAAAGCTTTAAAAATGGCATTATCTAACTTGCCAAATCATTGTAAATTAATACATCATTCAGATAGAGGAACACAATATTGTAGTAATGAATATGTAAAGTTATTAAAGGAAAACTCTATAAATATTAGTATGACAGAAAATGGAGATCCTCTTGAAAATGCAATAGCAGAAAGAGTTAATGGCATTATAAAAGAAGAATACTTAAATGATTATAAAATTGATAATATTGAAGAGGCTAAGAGTTTACTGGATCAAGTTGTAAAATTATATAATGAAGAAAGACCGCATATGAGCATTGGAAACCTTACTCCAAATCAAGTACATCAGAACAATTTAAAAGTTGAAAAATTATGGAAGAGTTATTATAAGAAAAATCCTATTATTGTAAACCAATAA